The Deinococcus depolymerans genome includes a region encoding these proteins:
- a CDS encoding DUF1800 domain-containing protein — translation MTLTPLTRKLTAEDAAHFLRRTAFGATDAQIRALVGKDARTAAREALAFDQTTAPGNPFDPMQGAGPGPMIQLTRGAWLFELVYGPHPLREKLALTWSNHFVVGTDKVRNVHALAGYLGLLRRHAATASFERFTLEVAQSPAMLRYLDNDQNRRGKPNENFSRELLELFTTGIGPYSEEDVREGARALTGWTFEGGRGNQNYLEPSRFVFLERQHDPGRKTYLGHSGELRGEDIVRLAATHPRTAAFVSRKLHRAFLADTPDEAAVQGSAETWRRTNGNVRAVLEELLASEAFYASRARIIRSPVEYVVGALRTLGQPKLDAKALLNLTQTAGRMGQVLLQPENVKGWDGGREWINDTTLLLRLQLAAALTLGGKAPPLTAAPSALALTGLERPPSAAATLKLNPQQATYLHLISPEFQLA, via the coding sequence ATGACCCTGACCCCCCTGACCCGCAAGCTCACGGCCGAGGACGCCGCGCACTTCCTGCGCCGCACGGCGTTCGGCGCGACCGACGCGCAGATCCGCGCGCTGGTGGGCAAGGACGCCCGCACGGCCGCGCGCGAGGCCCTGGCGTTCGACCAGACGACCGCGCCCGGCAATCCCTTCGATCCCATGCAGGGGGCCGGGCCGGGGCCGATGATCCAGCTGACGCGCGGCGCGTGGCTGTTCGAGCTGGTGTACGGCCCGCACCCGCTGCGCGAGAAACTGGCCCTGACCTGGAGCAATCACTTCGTGGTCGGCACCGACAAGGTCCGGAACGTGCACGCGCTGGCCGGGTACCTGGGGCTGCTGCGGCGGCACGCGGCGACCGCGAGTTTCGAGCGGTTCACGCTGGAGGTCGCGCAGTCCCCGGCGATGCTGCGCTACCTCGACAACGACCAGAACCGCCGGGGGAAACCGAACGAGAATTTCAGCCGGGAGCTGCTGGAACTGTTCACGACCGGCATCGGGCCGTACTCCGAGGAGGACGTGCGCGAGGGCGCGCGCGCCCTGACCGGCTGGACCTTCGAGGGTGGGCGCGGCAACCAGAACTACCTGGAACCGTCACGGTTCGTGTTCCTGGAACGGCAGCACGATCCGGGCCGCAAGACGTACCTGGGCCACAGCGGAGAGCTGCGCGGCGAGGACATCGTCCGGCTGGCCGCCACGCACCCGCGGACGGCCGCGTTCGTGAGCCGCAAACTGCACCGCGCGTTCCTGGCCGACACGCCGGACGAGGCGGCCGTGCAGGGCAGCGCCGAGACGTGGCGGCGCACGAACGGGAACGTGCGGGCCGTGCTGGAGGAACTGCTGGCCAGCGAGGCCTTCTACGCCAGCCGCGCGCGGATCATCCGCAGTCCGGTCGAGTACGTGGTGGGCGCGCTGCGCACCCTGGGGCAGCCGAAACTGGATGCCAAGGCCCTGTTGAACCTCACGCAGACGGCCGGGCGCATGGGGCAGGTGCTGCTGCAACCCGAGAACGTCAAGGGCTGGGACGGCGGGCGCGAGTGGATCAACGACACCACCCTGCTGCTGCGCCTGCAGCTCGCGGCGGCCCTGACGCTGGGCGGCAAGGCTCCGCCCCTGACGGCCGCGCCGTCCGCGCTGGCGCTGACCGGCCTGGAACGCCCGCCCAGCGCGGCGGCCACCCTGAAGCTGAACCCGCAGCAGGCGACGTACCTGCACCTGATCAGCCCCGAATTCCAGCTCGCCTGA